A stretch of Aureispira sp. CCB-E DNA encodes these proteins:
- a CDS encoding peptidylprolyl isomerase has product MLNRIGAIFMAVALLLTSNIQAQDDPVLFKVNDKEVHVSEFKYIYNKTNGEKADYSEKSLKEYLDLYVNFKLQVAEGIDIGLNDKPEVKREQDQYKRQLASTYLTDREITEKLVREAYERSKEDRKISHIFIAADQNADEKVKREAFERAKKIKSELTAQNFNDLAKQYSDDQYSNAKGGNLGWFTALQLPYGLETAMYETKKGAFSEIVTTDKGYHIVRVDDVRPAYGRIKVAHILLRTKKNPDRAKTLVDSLYNVLKEGGKFEELASKYSQDNATKNRGGQLGWIGINNYAQDFEKEIFALEQDGNISKPIKTEAGWHILKRYQGIKNPKYQDVKSEITNKIKRKPRFQIIQDALVADIKKEGNYQENEAVKKELIDLLKKDNTFLTYKWKAEKNQDLENKALFTVGNLKGTVREFMSIAQRAHSERMNEQPRTIEAAVDRIIKKLAIQKCLAYEETQLDKRYPEFKALMREYEEGILLFEVKKQLVWDKASSDEDGLKKFYEENKENYKWKQRANVTFYTLRTDDKKMVKKIQSKAKKKSAESLKAMFNKDREIVQTTSGVYEKGKNMELDKLKWKAGTVSKGYSKDGSTYFTKIEEIIEPSIKTLDEARGYVVADYQDSLEKELIKKLKEKFTVEINEEVLKSMVK; this is encoded by the coding sequence ATGCTCAATCGTATAGGTGCCATTTTTATGGCTGTAGCGTTATTGCTTACTTCTAATATTCAAGCACAAGATGACCCAGTACTGTTTAAAGTAAATGACAAAGAAGTTCATGTTTCTGAGTTCAAATATATTTACAATAAAACAAATGGTGAAAAGGCAGATTACAGTGAAAAGTCGCTTAAAGAGTACTTGGATTTGTATGTAAACTTTAAACTTCAAGTTGCCGAAGGTATTGATATTGGTTTGAATGATAAGCCAGAAGTAAAACGTGAGCAAGATCAATATAAACGCCAATTGGCAAGTACATATTTGACAGATCGTGAAATTACCGAAAAGTTAGTTCGAGAAGCATACGAAAGAAGCAAAGAGGATCGTAAAATTAGCCACATTTTTATTGCTGCGGACCAAAATGCAGATGAAAAAGTAAAAAGAGAAGCTTTTGAACGTGCTAAAAAAATTAAAAGTGAATTGACAGCTCAAAACTTTAATGATTTGGCCAAGCAGTATTCTGATGATCAATATAGTAATGCAAAGGGAGGAAATTTAGGTTGGTTCACAGCTTTGCAATTGCCTTATGGTTTAGAAACAGCAATGTATGAAACCAAAAAAGGAGCGTTTTCGGAAATTGTGACGACAGACAAAGGGTACCACATTGTACGTGTCGATGATGTACGCCCTGCTTACGGAAGAATTAAAGTAGCGCACATTTTACTAAGAACAAAGAAAAATCCTGACCGTGCGAAAACTCTAGTAGACTCGTTGTATAATGTGTTAAAAGAGGGTGGTAAGTTCGAAGAATTGGCTAGTAAATATTCTCAAGATAATGCGACTAAGAATAGAGGAGGACAATTGGGATGGATTGGAATTAACAATTATGCACAAGACTTCGAAAAAGAAATTTTTGCATTGGAGCAAGATGGAAATATTTCTAAACCAATAAAAACTGAAGCAGGTTGGCATATTCTAAAGCGTTATCAAGGAATCAAAAATCCTAAATATCAAGATGTAAAGTCAGAAATTACTAATAAAATCAAGCGCAAGCCTCGTTTCCAAATTATACAAGATGCTTTGGTAGCGGATATCAAAAAAGAAGGAAATTATCAAGAGAATGAGGCTGTGAAAAAAGAATTGATTGATCTGTTGAAAAAAGATAATACGTTCTTGACTTACAAATGGAAAGCAGAAAAAAATCAAGACCTAGAAAACAAGGCTTTGTTTACAGTTGGAAACTTGAAAGGAACTGTTCGCGAGTTTATGTCTATTGCTCAACGTGCTCATAGTGAGCGAATGAACGAGCAACCTCGTACGATTGAGGCTGCTGTAGATCGTATCATCAAGAAATTGGCCATCCAAAAATGTTTGGCTTACGAGGAAACACAGTTGGACAAACGTTATCCTGAGTTCAAGGCCTTGATGCGTGAATATGAAGAAGGAATTTTGTTGTTTGAAGTAAAAAAACAACTGGTATGGGACAAGGCATCTAGCGATGAAGATGGTTTGAAGAAATTTTATGAGGAGAACAAAGAAAATTATAAATGGAAGCAACGTGCCAACGTAACGTTTTATACACTTCGTACAGATGATAAAAAAATGGTTAAAAAAATCCAGTCCAAAGCGAAAAAGAAAAGTGCAGAGAGCTTAAAAGCTATGTTTAACAAAGATCGTGAAATTGTGCAAACAACTAGTGGCGTTTACGAGAAGGGCAAAAACATGGAGTTGGATAAATTGAAATGGAAAGCTGGAACGGTTAGCAAAGGGTATAGCAAAGATGGATCAACGTATTTTACAAAAATAGAAGAGATTATCGAGCCATCTATTAAGACATTAGATGAGGCAAGAGGCTATGTTGTTGCTGATTATCAAGATAGCTTGGAAAAAGAACTCATTAAAAAATTAAAAGAGAAATTTACTGTTGAAATTAATGAGGAAGTATTAAAAAGTATGGTTAAATAG